The following nucleotide sequence is from Pseudonocardia abyssalis.
GGCCGAGGCGCTGGAGGACGCCGACCCCGGGCCGCCGCAGGCCCTGCGCTCGGCGGGTGCCGGCCGGATCCAGGTCGCCGCGCACGCGCTGCTGCCGACCGTCACCCCGCAGTTCGTCGGGCTGCTGCTCTACCGCTTCGACGTCAACGTCCGGTCCTCACTGGTGCTCGGTCTGGTCGGTGCGGGCGGGATCGGCTTCCTCATCAACCAGTCCATCCAGCTGTTCCAGTTCGACGAGATGCTCACCCACATCCTCGTGGTGCTCGTGCTCATCGTCGCCGTCGACCAGCTCTCGGCGCTCGTGCGCCGCCGTCTCGGGAGTGCCACATGATCGAGCTCGTCGCACTGGACATCGCCGGCACCACCGTCGACGAGGGCGGGGCCGTCTACGCCGTCCTCACCGACGTGGTGCGCGACCGCGGAGCCCCGGGCACCGACCCGGAGATCCGCACGTGGATGGGCGCCGACAAGCGCGAAGCCCTGCGCGCGCTGCTCGACGACCCGGGCGCCGACGTCGTGGAGGCGGCGCACGCCGAGTTCGTCACCCGTCTCACCGCGCGCTACCGCGACACCCCGCCGGTGCCGATGGCGGGCGTCCCGGAGGCGTTCGCGGCGCTGCGGGCGGCCGGCGTGCGGATCGCCCTGACCACCGGGTTCGACCGGCAGGTCACCGACCCGCTGCTGACGGCGCTCGGCTGGGCCGTCGGCGACCCGCTCGACGCGGTCGTCTGCGCGTCCGAGGTCGCCGCGGGGCGTCCGGAGCCGCACATGATCCGGCGGGCGATGGAACTGACGGGCGTCACCGACCCCGCCCACGTCCTGGTGGCCGGCGACACCGTGCTCGACGTCCGCGCCGGG
It contains:
- a CDS encoding phosphonatase-like hydrolase gives rise to the protein MIELVALDIAGTTVDEGGAVYAVLTDVVRDRGAPGTDPEIRTWMGADKREALRALLDDPGADVVEAAHAEFVTRLTARYRDTPPVPMAGVPEAFAALRAAGVRIALTTGFDRQVTDPLLTALGWAVGDPLDAVVCASEVAAGRPEPHMIRRAMELTGVTDPAHVLVAGDTVLDVRAGHAAGAAVVVGVLTGAQTRDELAVERPTHLLAGLHDLPSVLDVEAVGRR